In one Plasmodium falciparum 3D7 genome assembly, chromosome: 14 genomic region, the following are encoded:
- a CDS encoding mediator of RNA polymerase II transcription subunit 4, putative, with translation MECNNLNEANTFHKVVLKIKENIDKYYLIKWKDIVKPENEILYNEYFEKLIQEENIKYDIKDYIKFDGIENIHNENLINYTLKNSNSNINNNDINNIYNECDNSYNVKKIKLKDNYRYEINKQYFDNISEREKFYFLLQIKEMMETSWLLAQKRMEGIQLEEKSDSINLLELINYSKKIADTTCAPPECDNTNDKIMHQEYYPNYHFLNFINIEEIHLSKLFQLQKYSKVCFPPIITLQEEKNNNQLTITITCSTIESIIYYKVNDETNYHLYDHNNKPMIPKRKKVIIYAWSIKEGFIKSRISCLSKSYEVQDDSDEDILTKDKNTIHKDTSNKNDNSNKTSSATSVFKSLGFFLSKKKVKSSESSSHDQSSEEE, from the coding sequence ATGGAATGTAATAATCTCAATGAAGCAAATACTTTCCATAAAGTcgtattaaaaataaaggaaaatatcgataaatattatttaattaaatggAAAGATATAGTAAAACCTGAGAATGAGATTTTATATAACGAATACtttgaaaaattaatacaagaagaaaatataaaatatgacattaaagattatataaaatttgatGGTATTGAAAATATACACAATGAAAACTTGATAAATTATACGTTaaaaaatagtaatagtaatattaataataatgatataaataatatatataatgaatgtGATAATTCCTATAatgtaaagaaaataaaattaaaagataattatagatatgaaataaataagcaatattttgataatataagCGAAAGAGAaaagttttattttttattacaaataaaagaaatgatGGAAACCAGTTGGTTATTGGCCCAAAAAAGAATGGAAGGTATTCAATTAGAAGAAAAATCAGAttcaattaatttattagaaCTAATAAATTATTCTAAAAAAATTGCAGATACTACATGCGCACCACCTGAATGTGATAACACAAACGATAAAATAATGCATCAGGAATATTATCcaaattatcattttcttaattttataaatattgaaGAAATACATTTATCTAAATTATTTCAACTACAAAAATATAGTAAAGTTTGCTTTCCTCCAATTATAACATtacaagaagaaaaaaataataatcaactaactattactattacatGTTCAACCATCGAgtctattatatattataaagtaAATGATGAGAcaaattatcatttatatgaccataataataaaccaATGATTcctaaaaggaaaaaagttattatatatgcttGGTCAATTAAAGAGGGTTTCATAAAATCAAGAATCTCATGTTTATCAAAATCATATGAAGTGCAAGATGATAGTGATGAAGATATTTTaacaaaagataaaaatacaatTCACAAGGATACATCTaacaaaaatgataattcaaataaaacTTCATCTGCTACTAGTGTATTTAAAAGCTTAGGTTTCTTtctaagtaaaaaaaaagtgaaatCATCAGAATCATCGTCACATGATCAATCAAGTGAAGAGGAATGA
- a CDS encoding plasmepsin VIII, putative — protein sequence MNILFCLFVITNLYNIIAVKAFKENLRVSKYYAGGKHKLNLENKYIGISTIVLKGGYINRQFIGEINIGNPPQTFKVLFDTGSTNLWIPSKNCFTRACYNKRKYDHKISKNYKLVKKKDPVEILFGTGEIHIAYVTDDIHLGDIKVKNQEFGLASYISDDPFSDMQFDGLFGLGISDDKKKKQLIYDSIPKNILEKNMFAIYYPKNVDDDGAITFGGYDKKFIRENSSIEWFDVTSSKYWAIQMKGLKINDVFLDVCSKNHEGFCQAVIDTGTSSIAGPKEDLILLSRLLNPGKFCQKRILLKNFSFIFIDDKRREREYELTPKDYIVNSFRIDPVLRSPCNFAFMPINISSSNGYLYILGQIFLQKYYAIFEKDNMKIGLAKSI from the exons atgaatatattgttttgtttatttgtcaTTAcaaatttgtataatatcaTTGCTGTTAAAGCttttaaagaaaatttaaGAGTGTCCAAATATTATGCTGGAG gaaaacataaattaaatttgGAAAATAAGTATATAGGTATTTCTACAATAGTATTAAAAGGGGGTTACATCAATAGaca atttaTTGGGGAAATAAATATTGGAAATCCTCCACAAACATTTAAAGTTCTTTTTGATACTG gAAGTACAAATTTATGGATTCCATCAAAAAATTGTTTCACAAGAGCGTGTTATAATAAACGAAAATATGATCATAAAATTTCCAAGAATTATAAAttggttaaaaaaaaagatccTGTGGAAATTTTATTTGGAACCGGGGAAATACATATTGCTTATGTAACGGATGATATTCATTTAGGGGATATtaa AGTTAAAAATCAAGAATTTGGTTTAGCTAGTTATATATCAGATGATCCCTTTTCTGATATgc AATTTGATGGCTTATTTGGCTTAGGCATTTCAGAtgacaaaaagaaaaaacaactAATTTATGATAGCATtcctaaaaatatattagaaaaaaatatgtttgcAATTTATTATCCCAAAAATGTAGATGACGATGGTGCCATCACCTTTGGAGGCTACGACAAAAA ATTTATAAGAGAAAATTCAAGTATCGAATGGTTTGACGTAACTTCTTCAAAATATTGGGCTATTCAAATG AAGggtttaaaaataaatgatgtCTTTCTTGATGTATGTTCAAAAAATcatg aaGGATTTTGTCAGGCTGTAATAGATACAGGAACATCAAGCATAGCTGGGCCAAAAGAAg atctaatattattaagCCGATTGTTAAATCCAGGAAAATTTTGTCAAAAAaggattttattaaaaaatttttctttcatttttattgatGATAaaa gAAGAGAAAGAGAATATGAATTAACACCCAAGGATTATATTGTAAATTCATTTAGAATAGACCCTGTTTTAAGATCCCCATGCAATTTTGCATTCATGCCAATTAATATTTCATCTTCAAATGGATatctatat ataCTTGGTCAAATATTCTTACAAAAATATTACGCAATATTTGAAAAGGACAATATGAAAATAg GTTTAGCGAAgtccatataa
- a CDS encoding ribonuclease Z, putative has translation MEVFLQLIGWHRLAIPSSLRLFVNGDITLFNCGENVQRFLNEHKLHLARIKNIFFTKITPESIGGLIGLLLTIDNISDGEITIYGFHPLESIVKSFMSSFAKMKSTKIKIVQFELNESSVINLKGNVVITPILINKEKEKITENSIQQDYIINEINVNNKLILKHNNNNKDSDNINSNIYNNINNNHNNNNEVNLIVEDNKMCENIFTEQIYSNNMLKKRKLEKSLMDTTNDTDSLIMNNIKQTIVEEKKKEFQCICYLIECPQTPGKFYPEKAKKLNIPSGKYYGILKSGKSITINNRTIHPEEVCDKNIDGRKALIIDLENENDINDLINHLKNKETLYLKNLEYIFHLSNENIINNKIYKDFFLGLKNVKNVKCNLSNDSLKVCPFISSSSLNNFLSKLLPNIFLKYKADTPIYDLPYEISINEHNENDKEKEQRYNNFNNNGDMQKVLVNNIDVDHQKKEQNNTFCNNNFNINDKQQDQNNTICNNNFNINDKQQEPNCSYLIFNPLTKFILHPYHKIDICLSETISDLYPDIFNTSKISNILKENEELLKHFQKFNETQFNKMLSYPCFYFLGTGCSMPSTFRNVSGIILSIQKNFSIILDFGEGSLYQLYWMSTSWINFCSIIKSFRIIFISHAHADHHVGLYYLLYMRKYLFPSLDDPLILIPITLKKWINLFNELFFDKKLKFVYLTENLEINQQIDDENDILNIHVFKVNHINESYGIKVENKKIGSIVYSADTRPCENVKKFSKNCDILIHEATFDDELLGEAINKKHSTTKEAMDISLEVQCKTLILTHFSQRYPKVPKINMECSSEMQEILNKTIYSFDYMNIPLNLINELPRYFTILLNLLEKTF, from the exons atggaggTATTTCTTCAATTAATAGGATGGCATAGACTTGCTATTCCATCAAGTTTAAGATTATTTGTTAATGGAGATATTACTCTTTTTAATTGTGGTGAAAATGTTCAACGTTTTTTAAATGAACACAAATTACATTTGGctagaataaaaaatatattttttacaaagaTCACTCCAGAAAGTATTGGAGGATTAATTGGTCTTTTATTAACAATAGATAATATATCAGACGGtgaaataacaatatatggTTTTCATCCTCTAGAAAGTATTGTAAAGAGTTTTATGTCAAGCTTTgcaaaaatgaaaagtactaaaattaaaattgttCAATTTGAATTGAATGAATCGTCAGTAATTAATTTAAAGGGTAATGTAGTCATTACACCTATATTGATaaataaggaaaaagaaaaaataacagAAAATAGTATTCAACaggattatataataaacgaaataaatgttaataataaactAATTTTAAAgcataacaacaacaataaggATAgcgataatattaatagtaatatttataataatattaataataatcataataataataacgaaGTAAACTTAATTGTGGAGGATAATAAAATGtgtgaaaatatttttacagaacaaatatattctaataacatgttaaaaaaaaggaaattagAAAAGTCACTTATGGACACAACAAATGATACCGATTCCTtaattatgaataatataaaacaaacaattgtggaagaaaaaaaaaaagagtttCAATGTATTTGTTATTTAATTGAATGTCCTCAGACACCTGGAAAATTTTATCCCGAAAAAGCCAAAAAGTTAAATATTCCATCAGGAAAATATTATGGTATATTAAAATCAGGAAAATCTATTACTATAAATAATAGAACTATTCATCCTGAAGAAGTatgtgataaaaatattgatggGAGGAAAGCATTAATTATTGatttagaaaatgaaaatgatattaATGATTTAATTAATCatcttaaaaataaagaaacattatatttaaaaaatttagaatatatttttcatttatcaaatgaaaatattataaataataaaatttataaagatTTCTTTTTAGGtctaaaaaatgtaaaaaatgtgAAATGTAATTTATCAAACGATTCTTTGAAAGTATGTCCTTTCATATCTTCATCTTCCTTAAATAATTTCCTTTCGAAATTGTTGccaaacatttttttaaaatataaagcgGACACTCCTATTTATGATTTGCCTTATGAAATATCAATTAATGAgcataatgaaaatgataaagaaaaagaacaaagatataataatttcaatAATAATGGGGATATGCAAAAAGTACttgttaataatattgatgtaGATCATCAAAAAAAGGAACAAAATAACAcattttgtaataataattttaatataaatgataaacaGCAAGATCAAAATAACACaatttgtaataataattttaatataaatgataaacaGCAGGAACCAAATTGTAGTTATCTTATTTTTAATCCACTGACCAAATTCATTTTGCATCCATATCATAAAATTGACATTTGTTTAAGTGAAACAATATCAGACTTATATCCTGATATTTTTAATACTTCaaaaatatcaaatatattaaaagaaaatgaagaattattaaaacattttcAAAAATTCAATGAAACACAGtttaataaaatgttatCATACCCTTGCTTTTATTTTCTTGGTACAGGTTGCTCAATGCCTTCAACATTTCGTAATGTATCAGGTATTATTTTAAgcatacaaaaaaattttagTATTATCTTAGATTTTGGAGAAGGTTCATTATATCAATTATATTGGATGAGTACATCTTGGATAAATTTTTGTAGCATTATTAAATCATTCAG aataattttcatttcaCACGCACATGCAGATCATCATGTTggtctttattatttattgtatatgAGGAAATACCTTTTTCCATCCTTAGATGAtccattaatattaattccTATAACCTTGAAAAAGTGGAtcaatttatttaatgaattattttttgataagaaattaaaatttgTATATCTTACCGAAAATTTAGAAATAAACCAACAAATTGATGATGAGAACGACATTTTGAATATTCACGTGTTTAAG GTTAATCATATTAACGAATCTTATGGTATCAAagtagaaaataaaaaaataggaTCCATTGTTTATTCTGCGGATACAAGACCATGCGAAAACGTGAAAAAATTTTCCAAAAATTGTGACATTTTAATACATGAag CTACCTTTGATGATGAATTATTAGGAGAAgcaattaataaaaaacacTCTACTACTAAAGAAGCTATGGATATAa gtTTGGAAGTACAATGTAAAACATTAATATTAACACATTTCAGCCAACGATATCCAaag gtgccaaaaataaatatggagTGCTCATCAGAAATgcaagaaatattaaataaaaccATATATAGTTTCGACTATATGAATATACCCTTAAACTTAATAAACGAATTGCCTAGATATTTCacgatattattaaatttattagaaaaaacattttaa
- a CDS encoding potassium channel K2, with translation MKSGLFSMNDIFFLVNSIFKYFLILLNGSHLLKLLYSSKENIHIIEGLLCIITGVILKLSLIYIYCTYFMNIYIIKDYRRKNVLNIFNMNNNYKRNGNVIESDDFEYRKLIKKFFFKKVYYSIKKKHKRIELYMLKIYNSNFNYYFCNIRDMCYTIIWYISLYYWRRDTYNMIWGFNKIPTYIYNMLLILLSTSYIDLVMVIISYNKSKYYLMKSKLLIDIFFSAPCTYLFSKFIFVFEHQIDIYFMMGFLRNIKIFLNVSYVRIEHNSILTNTEIKIIRIVLGVLLLCNAFASTIYTIQAIHPYNLDNENFNYFLNSYLDYFYFSIISISTVGYGDIFPINKLSKVVCIIFIFWTFIWVPIQFNDLIISIFSKKKTYGKISMNNQKFILLIGDVEPQQLNVFLFESVAQGNKLKFHLLTTYPINIYDEQIKIADHFCISLYIKNFDLNEKENINLLYSINAQNAYYLFLFSNKFHNGHYNIDTKSFTRLLILKKFLHGKKNAVIELRSNCVSNIVRSIGCENFIIVNLKHSLIVKNIKYPGFITLILNLFTAYNYDISSYNFNDIASYPSLKYIGEFNRGSRTKIFSFIVHKNMVGLIFDKLFYKLYESLGIILVGIETNTTNYYINNKKHKNKNSYVDDNFTTMRKNNMKNKKKKSFKFIYLHLLKKYGHTNHYTQKKKKKKYDNIINHHGSKSKMEYSTQLRHNNKTIKIYDEYNTIETYQNYLNYETINNSRINIYNSDEKKKKYNDVSPTNNILTNYKNGKLHIEKRDDFDNNNNNNNNNIVKSRKKGRENKNDEIINVCININSDIKKKYNNNNNNNNNNDNDNNNIINDHDNYNIYNNLNSNLKCRCLPNTKKNKAQNVNNVTNNKDNDVSVKRIKTHLQDDNTIDNKKELKCYLNLLGKNYAIRDSDKCVVIANSRKVIKYLSKAKSLFWIFEIKSKKKDNISYDLKSVIKTKQTFNKYFTTNIKKKLPTTSIQNNVYVNKNAHIIAMNYHDLFNTYRISRIFTKNNYNYKRKNSRKKHLFRNLNGEFNETKLYHHCNNTHNIKTTDKKNMEKLDKLYFSTKLNSKSNTNIHIHNNNNNNNNNNEHYDDEIKTYYFNLTEKNSHLLLNYKKQLKKKNYINTCYSVNKSDESINKIKNMNSDNNNINSNNINSNINNNNNNNTKLNHTLKNRITFSYMEACEKYFPTENRNNKLLLIINCTCNIIQLIKMFNNKYKYNVIILTDEIPTMNIMDLFKYNVVFIKCKILDDYNLINSGLMNAEYILILPTEAKNINEINEIDMNTIIVTRKITHLLKKKKRTYYINNIITELINPSNVIFLEENKMIKLKDKKSSYDDFFPYVNSSQFYSSNIICETMLYNFMTHHKSFTDFSVCTNTLECLIKFLRIIYICDLSKYYDFSFKKIKTFRDLFYFLSKKNIITIGLYRKGDKKVPFYIYTKPNENCLLRFDDIVYIL, from the coding sequence ATGAAAAGCGGATTATTTTCTATgaatgatattttttttttagtgaatagtatattcaaatattttcttatctTATTGAACGGATCTCATTTACTAAAGTTGTTATATTCCTCAAAGGAAAACATTCACATTATTGAAggattattatgtataataacaGGTGTTATATTAAAGCTttcacttatatatatatactgtacctattttatgaatatatatataataaaagattatAGAAGAAAGAATGTActgaatatttttaatatgaataataattataaaagaaacGGGAATGTTATTGAATCGGATGATTTTGAGTATAgaaaattaataaagaagtttttttttaaaaaggtaTATTATTCAATTAAGAAGAAACATAAAAGAatagaattatatatgttgaagatatataatagtaatttcaattattatttttgtaatatacgAGATATGTGTTATACAATAATATGGTATATAAGTTTATATTATTGGAGAAgagatacatataatatgatatggggatttaataaaatacctacttatatatataatatgttattaatACTTTTATCTACATCTTATATAGATTTAGTAATGGTTATAATTAGTTATAATAAAtcgaaatattatttaatgaaatCAAAGTTATTAATAGATATCTTTTTTAGTGCACCAtgtacttatttattttcgaaatttatttttgtttttgaacatcaaattgatatatattttatgatgggctttttaagaaatataaaaatttttttgaatGTGTCTTATGTAAGAATAGAACATAATTCCATTCTTACAAATActgaaataaaaattatccGAATTGTTTTGggtgttttattattatgtaatgCTTTTGCATCTACTATATATACCATACAAGCAATTCATCCATATAATTTAGATAATGagaattttaattatttcctGAATAGTTATTtagattatttttatttttcaattatATCCATATCAACAGTTGGATATGGTGATATCTTTCCTATTAACAAATTAAGTAAAgttgtatgtataatttttatattttggaCATTCATTTGGGTACCTATACAATTCAATGATTTGATAATTTCAATATTTTCtaagaaaaaaacatatgGAAAAATAAGTATGAATAATCAAAAATTTATTCTTCTCATAGGAGATGTAGAACCACAACAATTAAATGTTTTCTTATTCGAATCAGTAGCACAaggaaataaattaaaatttcaTTTGTTAACTACTTATCCGATTAACATTTATGATGAACAAATCAAAATTGCAGAtcatttttgtatttctttatatataaaaaatttcgatttaaatgaaaaggaaaatattaatttattgtaCAGTATTAATGCACAAAAtgcttattatttatttctattttctAATAAGTTCCATAACGGacattataatatagataCTAAATCATTTACTAGATTattaatattgaaaaaatttttacatggaaaaaaaaatgctgTTATAGAATTAAGAAGTAATTGTGTATCAAATATTGTAAGATCTATTGGATgtgaaaattttattatagttAATTTGAAACATTCCTTAattgttaaaaatataaaatatccaGGTTTTATTACActaattttaaatttatttacagcatataattatgatatatcttcgtataattttaatgataTTGCTTCATATCCATCACTCAAATATATTGGTGAATTTAATAGAGGTTCTAGgactaaaatattttcatttattgtacataaaaatatggttggattaatatttgataaattattttataagttATATGAATCTCTTGGTATTATACTTGTAGGTATAGAAACCAATACAAcaaattattacataaataataagaagcacaagaataaaaatagttATGTGGATGATAACTTCACTACAATGAGAAAAAACAATatgaagaacaaaaaaaagaaaagttttaaatttatttatttacatttgttaaaaaaatatggacaTACAAATCATTATacacaaaagaaaaagaaaaagaaatatgataatattataaatcatCATGGAAGTAAATCAAAAATGGAATACTCTACCCAATTAAGGCATAATAATAAGACCATAAAAATttatgatgaatataatacTATTGAGACATATCAAAATTATCTGAATTATGAAACTATTAATAATAGtcgaattaatatatataatagtgatgaaaaaaaaaaaaaatataatgatgttTCACCTACTAATAATATCttaacaaattataaaaatgggaAATTACATATAGAAAAGAGAGATGATtttgacaataataataataataataataataatatagttaAGAGTAGGAAAAAAGGgagggaaaataaaaatgatgaaattataaatgtatgtataaatataaatagtgatataaaaaaaaaatacaacaacaacaataataataataataataatgataatgataataataatattataaatgatcatgataattataatatatataacaatttaaATAGTAATCTTAAATGTCGATGCCTACcaaataccaaaaaaaataaagcacaaaatgttaataatgtaacaaataataaagacaATGATGTTTCCgtcaaaagaattaaaacaCATTTACAAGATGATAATACAattgataataaaaaggaattaAAATGCTACTTAAATTTATTGGGTAAGAATTATGCCATTAGAGATAGTGATAAATGTGTAGTTATTGCAAATTCTAGGAaggttataaaatatttgtcCAAAGCTAAAAGTCTCTTTTGGATATttgaaataaaaagtaaGAAAAAAGATAACATTTCTTATGATTTAAAATCtgttataaaaacaaagcaaacatttaataaatattttactacaaatattaaaaaaaaattaccaaCAACATCTATTCAAAATAATGtttatgttaataaaaatgcaCACATTATCGCAATGAATTATCATGATTTATTTAACACTTATAGAATATCAAGAATATTTACCAAaaacaattataattataaaagaaaaaattcgAGGAAAAAACATTTATTTAGAAATCTGAATGGTGAATTTAATGaaacaaaattatatcatcattgtaataatacgcataatataaaaactactgataaaaaaaatatggaaaaattaGATAAACTTTATTTTTCAACAAAGTTAAACAGCAAATCAAATacaaatattcatattcataataataataataataataataataataatgaacattATGATGATGAGATAAAAACCTACTATTTCAATTTAACAGAAAAAAATAGCCATTTACTTTTGAATTATAAAAAgcaattaaaaaagaaaaattacatAAACACATGCTACAGCGTGAATAAATCTGATGAAAgtataaacaaaattaagAATATGAACAgtgataataacaatattaatagtaataatatcaatagtaatatcaataataataataataataataccaaATTAAATcatacattaaaaaatagaATTACATTTTCTTATATGGAAGCATGTGAAAAGTATTTTCCTACGGAAAATCggaataataaattattattaattattaattgtacatgtaatataatacaacTAATCAAAATGtttaataacaaatataaatataacgtTATTATATTAACAGATGAAATTCCAACTATGAATATAATggatttatttaaatataatgttgtatttataaaatgtaaaattttagatgattataatttaataaattccGGTTTAATGAATgcagaatatatattaatacttcCTACAGaagcaaaaaatataaatgaaataaatgaaatagaTATGAATACTATTATTGTAACTAGGAAAATTACTCATTtgttgaaaaagaaaaaaagaacatattatataaataatatcattACTGAATTAATAAATCCTTCTAATGTTATTTTTCTtgaggaaaataaaatgatcaAATTAAAAGACAAAAAATCATCTTATGATGATTTTTTCCCATATGTAAATTCTTCTCAATTTTATTCaagtaatattatttgtgaaactatgttatataattttatgacGCACCATAAAAGTTTCACAGATTTTTCAGTGTGTACTAATACTTTGGAATGCctcattaaatttttaagaaTAATCTATATTTGCGATTTGAgtaaatattatgatttttcttttaaaaaaattaaaacctTTCGTgaccttttttatttcttatccaaaaaaaatataatcacTATTGGTTTATATAGAAAGGGGGATAAGAAGGTTCCTTTCTATATTTATACCAAACCTAATGAAAACTGTTTATTACGATTCGATGATATAGTTTATATATTGTGA